In a genomic window of Ardenticatenales bacterium:
- a CDS encoding NACHT domain-containing protein — protein sequence MAMFLNLSLLGPPQMSLNEQSVTHFHFDRVRALLFYLVVEASTVHDRTALTYLLWPDLPAQSGLQNLRQALAALRRVLRENQNKTPFLEVTAKTISFNSQAAFFLDYAAFNEHLEIVRRHHHRRLGACPVCMKRLQDAVDLYRGEFLANFGVESAPFEEWMMIKRERAHLQVLEALSELTDHHLRCHNPAKAIALAQRQLALDSLIDVGHHQLMQALVANDRRNAALIHYERYRKLLSKELGVSPPRKTLDLYKQIAGNTWQDVTPMPPHNLPSSIVPFIGYEAELTYIAERLATSDSRLLTLTGPGGSGKTSLALQAAWMETPHFKDGVFFVNLNQAKPGQLQEIIASTLPIPLAERVVMPSHPWAWLRSRELLLVLDHFDNLIGQASFLLRLLQLAPNLSILVTSREWLKLRGETVLMVRGLDCPVEADVEQVEQFSAVRFFIECARRLAPDFSLDTPADRQAAIQLCRLSGGLPLALQLAASWINIFSLPQIVLQINRNLDFLTSPIHNLPQQQRSMIAVFLSAWRQLSPQEQQAFCRLSVFPSGFTVEAAQVIARAAPSVLLVLQTKSLLHNVIPEKQRQSHLTTGQSGRFEIPELFRRFGVENLQQHSNLAPKMQYMRHSRYYLDLLHRQIERFASGEESHFLAAIRIELENIRQAWQWVINQQDFPRIAQAQSDLVRFYTAVGEYEEATRIFDQAMESLAAAGLQNTSPRPTEPN from the coding sequence ATGGCTATGTTTTTGAACTTATCTCTTCTCGGACCACCACAAATGAGTCTTAATGAGCAATCTGTCACCCATTTTCATTTTGATCGGGTACGCGCGTTGCTCTTCTACCTGGTTGTTGAGGCTTCGACTGTTCATGATCGCACAGCGCTGACATATCTTCTCTGGCCAGACCTGCCTGCTCAGAGTGGTCTGCAAAATTTGCGACAGGCCCTTGCCGCGTTGCGGCGGGTTTTGCGAGAAAATCAAAATAAGACACCTTTTCTGGAAGTGACGGCCAAAACAATCAGTTTCAATTCGCAAGCTGCTTTTTTTCTTGATTATGCGGCCTTCAACGAGCATCTGGAAATTGTTCGACGCCACCATCATCGGCGGCTGGGCGCTTGCCCGGTTTGCATGAAGCGCTTGCAGGATGCCGTGGACTTGTATCGAGGGGAGTTCTTGGCTAATTTTGGGGTCGAAAGTGCGCCTTTTGAAGAGTGGATGATGATTAAGCGAGAACGTGCTCATTTGCAGGTTCTTGAGGCTTTGTCGGAACTGACGGACCATCATCTTCGCTGCCACAATCCTGCCAAGGCGATTGCCCTGGCGCAGCGTCAGTTGGCGCTGGATTCTCTAATTGACGTGGGCCATCATCAACTGATGCAGGCCCTGGTGGCTAATGACAGGCGCAACGCCGCCCTGATTCATTATGAGCGGTATCGTAAGTTGTTGTCTAAAGAGTTGGGTGTTTCTCCACCACGGAAGACGCTGGATTTGTATAAGCAAATTGCCGGCAACACCTGGCAAGACGTGACTCCCATGCCGCCGCACAATCTACCATCCTCAATTGTACCTTTTATTGGCTATGAAGCAGAACTGACCTACATCGCGGAGCGATTGGCGACCTCTGATAGTCGTCTCCTAACGCTCACCGGGCCGGGTGGAAGCGGTAAAACATCTCTGGCTCTTCAAGCCGCCTGGATGGAGACCCCCCATTTTAAGGACGGTGTTTTTTTCGTTAACCTGAATCAAGCCAAACCGGGTCAACTACAGGAGATTATTGCATCTACGCTACCTATTCCTCTGGCAGAGCGCGTTGTCATGCCCAGTCACCCGTGGGCCTGGCTGCGAAGCAGGGAGTTGCTACTGGTTCTCGACCATTTCGACAACCTGATTGGACAGGCGTCTTTTTTGTTGCGCCTCTTGCAATTAGCGCCCAATTTGAGCATTTTGGTGACCTCGCGGGAGTGGCTAAAATTGCGGGGAGAAACGGTACTGATGGTGAGAGGCCTGGACTGTCCCGTGGAGGCTGATGTGGAACAGGTTGAGCAATTTAGCGCCGTTCGTTTCTTCATTGAATGTGCGCGGCGATTGGCCCCTGATTTTTCACTGGACACGCCCGCGGACCGGCAGGCTGCCATTCAGTTGTGCCGGCTTTCGGGGGGATTGCCCCTGGCTTTGCAATTGGCGGCTTCCTGGATAAACATTTTTTCGCTTCCACAAATTGTGCTGCAAATTAACAGAAATCTTGACTTCCTGACAAGTCCGATCCATAATCTTCCCCAACAGCAACGTAGTATGATTGCTGTTTTTCTTTCTGCCTGGCGGCAACTTTCCCCTCAAGAACAGCAAGCTTTTTGCCGGCTCTCAGTGTTTCCGAGTGGGTTTACCGTGGAAGCTGCTCAGGTAATAGCCCGGGCAGCACCATCTGTGCTATTGGTGCTACAAACCAAGTCCTTGCTGCACAACGTCATACCCGAGAAGCAACGACAATCTCATCTGACAACCGGTCAATCTGGTCGTTTTGAGATACCGGAATTGTTTCGGCGTTTTGGTGTTGAGAATCTGCAGCAGCATTCCAATCTGGCTCCCAAAATGCAGTACATGCGTCATAGCCGCTATTACCTGGACTTGCTCCATCGGCAGATAGAAAGGTTCGCGAGTGGGGAGGAGAGTCATTTCCTTGCGGCTATTCGCATTGAGTTGGAAAACATTCGACAGGCGTGGCAATGGGTTATTAACCAGCAGGACTTTCCACGGATCGCTCAAGCTCAGTCCGATCTGGTGAGGTTCTACACGGCTGTCGGCGAGTATGAAGAGGCAACGCGGATCTTTGACCAGGCGATGGAAAGTCTGGCTGCCGCTGGTCTACAAAATACCTCACCTCGGCCCACAGAACCAAACTGA
- a CDS encoding radical SAM protein, whose amino-acid sequence MPLDPMQPVIKVGLVQIGELTWTRRQRQQWFMKNGIPVLKPSFTPPASLVYLPYSVGLLQAYTQKYSPQPERYEFLLPIYRPMPADEAAEQLRGAHIVGFSAYIWNIRLSLAIAQALKRQQPDTIIIFGGPQVPDNAEQFLRENPFVDLVCHGEGEQVFLSVLESLPARSWESIPSISYLQEDGSFVTHTRINRLKDLSVIPSPYLEGVFDPLMAANPQHRWLVMWETNRGCPFSCSFCDWGSAVASKVYRFDMERLKAEIEWFAQRGINHVFVCDANFGILPRDLELAEYLVEASRRYNNYLAVSVQNAKNATERTYKIQKTLSQIISAGVTLSMQSLDSLTLGNIKRDNISLDSFRELQRRYTRDGIDTYTDIILGLPGETYDTFANGIAQVLQNGQHNRIAFYNCSLLPNAEMGDPAYQKRHGVVHVPVPIIHEYDSLERNAQTEVQEYINTVVATNTMPPDIWRQAKVLSWMVELLHFNRLLQIPFVILNGVYNVSYRDLLEAFIAINDDEHPTLAKIKAMFAARAAANQSGEPEYMPEERWLNIWWPMHQYAFIWLAMENKLDAFYEEAEGILKRLMEARTEPYDPLVLQEALTLNRNLIRLPFIFRDMSLTLSYDIWDYCQKVLHGETAILNKGDHVHVLDRTSTVWLTWDSWCEDIVMREYRRSDYLYPVKSKTPASIPALEPASM is encoded by the coding sequence ATGCCGCTTGATCCAATGCAGCCAGTCATCAAAGTGGGTTTAGTTCAAATTGGAGAGCTGACTTGGACACGCCGCCAGAGGCAACAATGGTTTATGAAGAACGGGATTCCCGTTCTGAAACCTAGCTTTACTCCCCCTGCATCTCTGGTCTATTTACCTTACTCGGTTGGTTTATTACAGGCCTATACGCAAAAGTACAGCCCCCAGCCGGAACGCTATGAATTTTTGCTGCCGATATATCGTCCAATGCCGGCAGATGAAGCCGCGGAACAATTGCGTGGGGCGCATATCGTCGGATTCAGCGCCTATATTTGGAACATCCGGCTATCCTTGGCCATAGCCCAGGCCCTTAAACGTCAACAGCCCGATACCATCATCATATTTGGCGGCCCACAAGTCCCGGATAACGCGGAACAGTTCTTACGCGAGAATCCCTTTGTGGACCTGGTTTGCCACGGTGAAGGCGAACAGGTATTCCTTTCCGTTTTAGAAAGCCTACCAGCACGTTCATGGGAGTCCATTCCTTCAATCAGTTATCTTCAAGAAGATGGGAGCTTTGTAACCCATACACGCATCAATCGCTTGAAGGATCTGTCCGTTATTCCGTCCCCTTACCTGGAAGGCGTGTTCGATCCCTTGATGGCCGCCAATCCACAGCACCGCTGGCTAGTCATGTGGGAAACAAATCGAGGATGCCCCTTTTCCTGCTCCTTCTGCGACTGGGGATCCGCGGTCGCCAGCAAAGTCTATCGTTTTGACATGGAGCGCCTAAAGGCGGAAATAGAGTGGTTTGCCCAACGTGGCATCAATCATGTCTTTGTCTGCGACGCCAATTTTGGCATTTTGCCGCGCGACCTGGAACTTGCTGAATATCTGGTAGAAGCCAGTCGCAGATACAACAATTACCTGGCCGTTAGTGTCCAAAACGCCAAAAATGCTACTGAACGGACCTACAAGATACAGAAAACGCTCTCCCAAATCATCTCAGCCGGCGTAACGCTTTCGATGCAGTCCCTTGATTCGCTGACGCTGGGAAATATCAAGCGAGACAATATATCACTGGATTCATTCCGCGAATTGCAGCGCCGTTATACGCGCGATGGCATTGACACGTATACGGACATTATTCTAGGTCTTCCTGGTGAAACGTACGATACTTTCGCTAATGGCATTGCCCAGGTCTTGCAGAATGGTCAGCACAACCGAATCGCATTCTACAACTGTTCGCTATTGCCCAATGCGGAAATGGGCGATCCGGCCTACCAAAAACGTCATGGCGTCGTTCACGTGCCCGTTCCCATCATTCACGAGTATGACAGCCTTGAACGAAACGCGCAGACGGAAGTCCAGGAGTACATCAACACTGTTGTAGCGACCAATACCATGCCACCGGACATATGGCGGCAGGCCAAAGTCTTGAGCTGGATGGTAGAACTACTGCATTTCAATCGGCTATTGCAGATTCCATTCGTAATCTTAAATGGCGTGTACAACGTTTCCTATCGTGATTTGCTGGAAGCCTTCATTGCGATCAACGACGATGAACATCCCACATTAGCCAAAATCAAGGCGATGTTTGCCGCCAGAGCTGCCGCAAATCAGTCAGGTGAGCCGGAATACATGCCGGAAGAGCGATGGTTAAATATCTGGTGGCCGATGCACCAATATGCCTTCATATGGCTGGCAATGGAGAACAAGCTAGACGCTTTCTATGAGGAAGCCGAAGGCATCTTGAAGCGTTTGATGGAAGCCCGGACGGAACCGTACGATCCGCTGGTGCTGCAAGAGGCGCTGACATTGAATCGCAATTTGATCCGTTTGCCTTTTATATTCAGGGACATGAGCCTGACACTTTCCTACGACATTTGGGACTATTGTCAAAAGGTACTCCACGGAGAAACCGCCATCCTGAATAAAGGGGATCACGTTCATGTCTTGGACCGGACCAGTACGGTTTGGCTTACCTGGGACAGTTGGTGTGAAGATATCGTTATGCGTGAATATCGACGAAGCGACTATCTCTACCCGGTGAAAAGCAAAACACCTGCGAGTATTCCCGCGTTAGAACCCGCGAGCATGTAA
- a CDS encoding cytochrome P450 yields MINQPITWRSGQSDAPRPPLIQLRPLSGEAFEKLGQISAFFLENYRRSGPIYRFRRANEEFIVIAGAEANQFMSRDGREYFHAEEYRREQNDEFGINKTLVSLSGEEHYHLRKLQKPGYARSSLYAHFPKLIEIVREVARQWRPGQMLIAADFMAPIIAEQLGWGVLTYHTGDYWKDLTLWVRSIVLTTLSQLQPKSILQRPEYLQAKARVMQLADEIITAHRLQKPGVREPDLVDDLLAALDENPELMTPQELRIAVLGPYIGGLDSTAHTCLFMLYSLLNNPDILARVTADVDAAFSAGQLTPSAIKNLDSLHYAAMESLRLYPVAGAIQGTVTHPFEFAGYRVDQGDNLIVAGAVPHHLEEHFSEPYKFDIDRYGEGRREHLQSGVYAPFGLGTHICLGAGIAETLIMLTMATLLHTVHLEIDPPSYQLNIELKPSPRPDDRFRVRVIAQRNQ; encoded by the coding sequence ATGATCAATCAGCCCATAACCTGGAGAAGCGGTCAGAGTGATGCACCGCGGCCGCCCCTTATACAGTTGCGGCCACTGTCTGGAGAAGCATTTGAAAAATTGGGTCAAATCTCCGCGTTTTTTTTAGAGAATTACCGCCGGAGCGGACCCATTTACCGCTTCCGCCGCGCGAACGAGGAATTTATCGTGATCGCCGGGGCGGAAGCAAATCAGTTTATGTCGCGGGATGGGCGGGAGTATTTTCACGCCGAGGAGTACCGCCGCGAGCAAAATGATGAGTTTGGAATTAACAAGACGCTGGTCAGTCTGTCTGGGGAGGAGCACTACCATCTCCGCAAATTGCAGAAACCAGGCTATGCCCGCTCGTCGCTCTATGCGCACTTTCCCAAGCTGATAGAAATTGTGCGGGAAGTTGCCAGGCAATGGCGACCAGGGCAAATGCTAATAGCCGCCGACTTCATGGCTCCCATCATCGCCGAGCAATTGGGCTGGGGCGTGCTAACGTATCACACGGGCGACTATTGGAAAGACCTTACTCTGTGGGTACGTTCGATTGTCTTGACGACACTATCACAATTGCAGCCTAAATCAATTCTGCAGCGACCTGAATACCTGCAAGCAAAAGCGCGCGTGATGCAATTGGCCGACGAGATCATTACGGCTCATCGTCTCCAGAAACCAGGTGTTCGGGAACCCGACTTGGTGGATGATCTGCTGGCGGCTCTGGATGAAAACCCAGAGTTAATGACTCCCCAGGAGCTGCGCATCGCCGTTCTGGGGCCGTACATCGGCGGGCTAGACTCCACGGCACATACGTGCCTTTTTATGCTCTATTCTCTGCTCAACAACCCAGACATCCTGGCGCGGGTGACGGCTGACGTAGATGCGGCGTTTTCCGCCGGACAATTGACCCCATCCGCGATAAAGAATCTGGATTCGCTCCACTACGCCGCGATGGAGTCCTTACGCCTCTATCCGGTGGCCGGGGCCATTCAGGGGACAGTCACACACCCCTTTGAGTTTGCCGGTTATCGGGTCGATCAAGGGGATAACCTGATTGTGGCCGGGGCTGTGCCGCACCATTTGGAGGAGCATTTTTCAGAACCGTACAAGTTCGATATCGATCGGTATGGCGAGGGTCGCCGAGAACATTTGCAATCGGGGGTTTATGCGCCTTTTGGGTTGGGAACACATATTTGCCTCGGTGCCGGCATTGCCGAAACCCTCATCATGTTGACCATGGCCACCTTGCTGCATACAGTCCACCTGGAAATCGACCCTCCCAGCTATCAATTGAACATCGAACTGAAGCCGTCACCCCGACCGGATGACCGTTTTCGTGTGCGTGTGATAGCCCAACGAAACCAATAA
- a CDS encoding TOMM precursor leader peptide-binding protein, whose translation MSVVEPDMVFLLTETGYDVLTGRVYKHLAPLLNGQHTLSDLLGRLDGQVSMVEAMMAIKQLQARGYLVEADESIPPEQAAFWQTLGVEAQTATERLHQTSVVVKTFGAANASPLITALSGMGIAVEQGNDNDAALRNGGKDAFLVAVTDDYLQPGLEAVNQEMLAAGRPWLLVKLVGNLIWIGPLLHPGATGCWACMAHRIQGNRQVESYVLNKIGQEGPLLTSRSALDSAVQMGANLAATEIVRWIVQGPPPHLQGQLLTFDVLSAKTQQHTLVRRPQCPACGDPTFQAHYRQPKIIELSSGKKKFMADGGHRTLFPEETLARTQHHISPILGVVSSLVNMTGDTSGIAYSYAAGHNFALPRDDMAMLRRNLRGRSGGKGMTDTQAKVSAIGEAIERYSGVYRREEVVSIRSSYRELAPDALHLQDILLFSESQYANRDAWNAQCTTNFHLVPNQFDQNAVIDWSPIWSLTKRAFRYVPTVYCYYGHPELSYFYCGSDANGCATGNTMEEAILQGFLELVERDGVALWWYNAIRRPAVDVLSFELPYYSLLQEYYQAHRRSLWVLDITTDLGIPIFAAVSARVDQAVQDIIVGFGAHLDAKIALLRALTEVNQLLPSVSRSNPDGSTKYFVNDQDTMDWLMQATIEKQSYLAPDERLPMKTAADYTRLDSNDLRQDVETCVAIAGNAGMETLVLDQTLPDVGMQVCRVIVPGLRHFWRRLGPGRLYDVPVKLGWLDAPIPETAMNPFSIFF comes from the coding sequence ATGTCCGTCGTGGAACCAGATATGGTCTTTTTGTTGACCGAAACCGGCTACGATGTCTTAACCGGACGGGTCTACAAGCATCTGGCTCCCTTGCTAAATGGCCAACACACGCTTTCTGATTTGTTGGGACGTTTGGATGGTCAGGTTTCCATGGTGGAAGCTATGATGGCTATCAAGCAGTTGCAGGCCAGGGGATACCTGGTGGAAGCTGATGAATCCATACCCCCAGAGCAGGCGGCATTTTGGCAAACATTAGGGGTGGAAGCACAAACAGCCACCGAACGCCTGCATCAAACCTCCGTTGTTGTCAAAACATTTGGCGCGGCCAATGCTTCTCCTCTGATCACGGCGTTGTCGGGCATGGGCATCGCGGTGGAGCAAGGAAACGACAATGATGCCGCGCTCCGGAACGGGGGGAAGGACGCTTTCCTGGTGGCGGTCACGGATGACTACCTGCAACCGGGTCTGGAAGCGGTTAACCAGGAGATGTTGGCCGCGGGGCGGCCGTGGCTGCTGGTCAAACTGGTAGGAAATTTGATCTGGATCGGACCGCTGCTGCATCCGGGCGCAACAGGGTGCTGGGCCTGTATGGCGCACCGCATCCAGGGCAATCGCCAGGTGGAATCCTACGTACTGAACAAGATTGGGCAGGAAGGCCCCCTCCTTACTTCCCGCTCTGCTTTGGATTCCGCGGTGCAGATGGGGGCTAATCTGGCGGCGACGGAAATTGTCCGCTGGATTGTACAAGGCCCTCCCCCCCATTTACAGGGACAGTTGCTTACCTTTGATGTTTTGTCCGCGAAGACGCAGCAACACACATTAGTGCGCCGTCCACAATGCCCGGCTTGTGGCGACCCCACATTTCAAGCCCATTATCGTCAACCTAAAATCATTGAACTTAGCAGCGGCAAGAAGAAATTCATGGCTGACGGGGGACATCGCACATTGTTTCCCGAAGAGACGTTGGCACGGACACAGCATCATATTAGCCCAATTCTGGGCGTGGTTAGCTCTCTGGTGAACATGACGGGCGATACGAGCGGCATTGCTTACAGTTATGCGGCCGGACACAATTTTGCTTTACCGCGAGATGACATGGCCATGCTGCGGCGCAATTTGCGTGGGCGCAGTGGCGGCAAGGGTATGACGGACACGCAGGCAAAGGTCAGCGCGATTGGCGAAGCTATTGAGCGTTACTCTGGTGTTTATCGCCGCGAAGAGGTGGTGAGCATACGGAGCAGCTACCGAGAGTTGGCTCCCGATGCCCTTCACTTGCAGGACATATTATTGTTTAGCGAATCGCAGTATGCGAACCGGGATGCCTGGAATGCGCAGTGTACGACGAATTTCCATCTGGTTCCGAACCAATTTGACCAGAATGCGGTGATTGATTGGTCGCCGATATGGTCGCTGACAAAGCGTGCTTTTCGTTACGTACCCACGGTCTATTGCTATTATGGACATCCCGAACTATCGTATTTCTACTGCGGGTCGGATGCCAATGGCTGTGCAACCGGAAATACCATGGAAGAGGCGATCTTGCAGGGTTTTCTGGAGTTAGTGGAGCGAGATGGCGTGGCTTTGTGGTGGTACAACGCCATCCGCAGACCGGCTGTGGATGTGCTCAGCTTTGAGCTACCCTATTACAGCTTGCTGCAAGAATATTACCAGGCGCACCGGCGCAGTCTATGGGTATTGGACATCACGACGGACCTGGGGATTCCGATTTTTGCGGCTGTCTCGGCGCGGGTGGACCAGGCAGTACAAGACATCATCGTGGGTTTCGGGGCACATCTGGACGCGAAGATTGCCTTGCTACGTGCGCTAACGGAGGTAAACCAATTGTTGCCATCCGTTTCGCGTTCCAATCCTGATGGCAGTACGAAATACTTTGTCAACGATCAGGACACGATGGATTGGCTGATGCAGGCGACGATTGAGAAACAAAGTTATCTGGCTCCCGATGAGCGGCTGCCAATGAAGACGGCCGCTGATTATACGCGCCTGGACAGCAACGATTTGCGACAGGATGTGGAGACTTGTGTGGCAATTGCCGGCAATGCCGGCATGGAAACACTCGTATTAGACCAAACATTGCCCGATGTTGGAATGCAAGTGTGCCGCGTGATTGTACCCGGATTGCGTCATTTCTGGCGTCGCCTGGGACCAGGACGACTCTACGATGTGCCTGTAAAACTGGGATGGTTGGACGCTCCCATTCCCGAAACAGCGATGAATCCTTTTTCCATTTTCTTCTAA
- a CDS encoding ABC transporter ATP-binding protein encodes MESVVQAEHLRKVYGSNVAVQDISFTVHKGEIFGILGPNGAGKTTTVEMIMGLRQPTSGSVRVLGFDPRRQGHELRQVIGVQLQQASLPDRLKVWEALDLFSSFYKKSVDWRGLLQEWGLEEKRNTAFGRLSGGQKQRVFIALALVNDPQVVFLDELTTGLDPQARRHTWELVRAVRERGKTVVLVTHFMDEAENLCDRLAIVDKGRIVALDTPQALIRQVQGENRVRFTANGQFQVSMLETVPSVSRVTQSGNDVVVYGDGALLAHVAARLAEFGIAPDDLHADRANLEDVFLALTGNDIRN; translated from the coding sequence ATGGAATCGGTTGTACAGGCTGAGCATTTACGTAAGGTGTATGGTTCAAACGTTGCAGTTCAGGATATTTCCTTTACTGTCCACAAAGGGGAGATTTTTGGGATTTTGGGGCCGAATGGTGCCGGCAAAACCACGACTGTGGAGATGATAATGGGGTTGCGCCAGCCAACGAGCGGCTCCGTGCGCGTCCTGGGCTTCGATCCGCGGCGTCAGGGACACGAACTACGCCAGGTCATTGGGGTCCAACTCCAGCAAGCTTCCTTGCCCGATCGCTTGAAGGTTTGGGAAGCACTGGATCTGTTTTCTTCTTTCTACAAGAAGTCCGTGGATTGGCGTGGCTTGCTGCAAGAGTGGGGGCTGGAAGAGAAGCGCAATACCGCATTTGGCCGCCTTTCTGGCGGGCAAAAGCAGCGTGTTTTTATTGCATTGGCGTTGGTAAACGATCCCCAAGTGGTCTTTCTGGATGAATTGACAACGGGCCTGGACCCGCAGGCCCGCAGACACACCTGGGAACTGGTACGCGCGGTGCGGGAGCGGGGGAAGACGGTCGTTTTGGTTACGCATTTCATGGATGAGGCGGAAAACTTGTGTGATCGATTGGCGATTGTGGACAAAGGGCGCATTGTGGCCCTGGACACGCCTCAGGCCTTGATTCGGCAGGTGCAAGGGGAAAACCGCGTACGTTTTACCGCCAACGGCCAGTTCCAAGTGTCTATGTTGGAGACAGTGCCCAGCGTCAGCCGCGTCACGCAGTCGGGCAATGATGTGGTTGTATATGGGGATGGCGCTTTGTTGGCGCATGTGGCCGCCAGGTTGGCGGAGTTTGGCATTGCCCCGGACGACTTGCACGCCGACCGGGCCAATTTGGAAGATGTCTTCCTGGCCTTGACCGGCAACGACATCAGAAACTAG
- a CDS encoding ABC transporter permease: MPASSGGNKSVRAFLKMTWIEIKLFVRQPVGFFFTFAFPLIILFIFGSIFGNEPVADFGGRGTVDVSVPGYIGMIIGTLGMIGLPISLATYREQGVLRRFSATPLRPTVVLGAQVLVNLLMMAVGVILLAVLGIAVYHLQLPSTLFPVIVGIIIGSVSFFAVGFLLAGLVGTPRTAQAVGMAIFFPMLFLAGGALPRELFPPAVRRVGDFLPLTHVVNLIRDLWFGAGWNMVALAVLVGVFAISVVVAVRTFRWE, encoded by the coding sequence ATGCCGGCATCATCTGGAGGAAATAAATCCGTGCGCGCCTTTCTCAAAATGACATGGATCGAAATCAAGCTCTTTGTGCGTCAACCCGTTGGGTTCTTCTTCACCTTTGCCTTTCCTCTGATTATCTTATTCATCTTTGGCAGCATTTTTGGCAATGAACCTGTCGCCGATTTTGGCGGTAGGGGCACTGTGGACGTCTCCGTCCCTGGCTACATTGGCATGATTATTGGCACACTGGGCATGATCGGCCTGCCTATCAGCCTTGCAACCTATCGTGAACAGGGTGTTCTACGCCGATTCAGCGCGACCCCGTTGCGGCCAACCGTGGTCTTGGGCGCGCAGGTGTTGGTCAATCTGCTCATGATGGCCGTGGGTGTGATCTTGCTGGCCGTTTTGGGTATAGCTGTTTATCATCTCCAACTACCCAGCACCCTTTTCCCGGTCATTGTAGGCATCATCATCGGCAGTGTTAGCTTTTTCGCCGTTGGCTTTCTCCTGGCCGGGCTGGTCGGTACGCCACGAACAGCCCAGGCCGTGGGCATGGCTATTTTCTTCCCGATGTTGTTTCTGGCGGGCGGCGCTTTGCCGCGGGAACTCTTCCCTCCTGCCGTCAGACGGGTGGGCGATTTCCTGCCCCTGACTCACGTCGTCAACCTGATCCGAGATTTGTGGTTTGGCGCGGGGTGGAATATGGTTGCCCTGGCGGTGCTGGTTGGTGTATTTGCAATCAGTGTGGTGGTGGCCGTACGCACGTTTCGCTGGGAATAG